The following coding sequences are from one Parabacteroides pacaensis window:
- a CDS encoding glycoside hydrolase family 76 protein: protein MNILARYNVEKHGLLSETYPVNPDNQVTYLAEGTAQKKNQEVSFLWPYSGMLSGCVSLYKTTGDKKYKDILEKRILPGLEKYWDNKRKPFCYQSYPMFNGESDRFYDDNDWLAIDFCDYYALTRNAKYLKKAEQLHHYIYSGWSDELGGGIFWCEQKRLSKNTCSNAPATVLCMKLYNHTQKPEYLEQAKETYAWTKKNLCDPADYVYWDNIDLNGKIAKQKYTYNSGQMIQAGVLLYQATGDKQYLIDAQNTAKGSFNHFTKMAETVDGSQARFFTASPWFNVIMFRGLKALYEVDGNDQYVKMMADNARYAWKYTRDENGFLGEDWSGHKTKKYKWLLDNACMLELYSEMSQIK, encoded by the coding sequence ATGAACATTTTAGCCCGTTATAACGTAGAAAAGCACGGGCTTTTATCAGAAACTTATCCTGTTAATCCGGATAATCAAGTTACCTATTTGGCCGAAGGAACCGCGCAAAAGAAAAATCAGGAGGTTTCTTTTTTATGGCCTTATTCGGGCATGCTTTCGGGGTGTGTCTCTTTATATAAAACTACGGGTGATAAGAAGTACAAAGATATTCTTGAGAAACGCATCCTTCCGGGCTTGGAAAAGTATTGGGATAACAAACGCAAACCGTTTTGTTACCAGTCTTATCCTATGTTTAACGGCGAAAGCGACCGTTTTTATGACGATAATGATTGGCTGGCCATAGATTTTTGCGATTATTATGCTTTGACCCGGAATGCCAAATATTTGAAAAAAGCGGAACAGTTGCACCACTATATTTATAGTGGCTGGTCGGACGAGTTGGGTGGCGGTATTTTCTGGTGTGAGCAGAAACGTCTTTCCAAAAATACGTGTTCTAATGCGCCGGCTACCGTATTGTGTATGAAATTATATAACCATACCCAAAAACCGGAATACCTGGAACAAGCTAAAGAAACGTATGCATGGACGAAGAAAAATCTTTGTGACCCGGCAGACTATGTGTATTGGGACAATATCGATTTAAATGGAAAGATTGCCAAACAAAAATATACCTATAACAGCGGACAGATGATTCAGGCGGGAGTCTTGCTTTATCAAGCCACGGGAGATAAGCAATACCTTATTGATGCCCAAAATACGGCAAAAGGTTCTTTTAACCATTTTACCAAAATGGCGGAGACGGTAGATGGTTCGCAGGCTCGTTTTTTTACGGCTTCCCCCTGGTTTAATGTAATTATGTTCCGCGGGTTAAAAGCGTTGTATGAGGTGGATGGCAATGACCAATATGTAAAAATGATGGCCGATAATGCCCGATATGCATGGAAATATACCCGGGATGAAAATGGATTTCTAGGCGAAGATTGGTCGGGGCATAAGACTAAAAAATATAAGTGGCTGCTCGATAATGCATGTATGTTGGAATTGTATTCCGAAATGAGCCAAATTAAATAA